The DNA window GTGTTTTTCAAGGCGCCCAAGCCCGGTCAGGACCGCCGGGTCGATCTGCCCACCATCGGCCCCGACACCATTGCGCAGGTCGCCGCGGCCGGGCTTGCGGGCATCGCCTGGCAGGCCGGCGGCGTGATCGTTCTGGACCGGGACGAGACCGTTCGCCGCGCCGAGGCGGCAGGGGTGTTTCTGTGGGCACGGGAATGATCCTGCCTGCGTGGCGGCAAGAAATGCTGGCGTCTTGCGCCCCGGTCACATACCCATAGGGCGACGCAGCAACCGGAAGGCGAGCATGAAGTTCTTCCTGATCGCGGGCGAACCGTCGGGCGACCAGTTGGGCGCGGCGCTGATGGCCGGGCTGCGGACGCTGTCGGCCGATGTGGAATTCTGCGGCATCGGCGGTCCGCTGATGCAGGCGCAGGGCATGGACAGCCTGTTCCCCATGGACGAGCTGAGCCTGATGGGCATCTGGGAGGTGATCCCGAAATACCGGCACCTGAAACGGCGCATCGCCCAGACCGCGCAGGCGGTGACGAAAGCCGCGCCCGACGCGCTGATCACCATCGACAGCCCCGATTTCTGCCTGCGCGTGGCCCGCGCGGCGCGGGCGCAGGACCCCGATCTGCGCACGATCCACTATGTCGCGCCCTCGGTCTGGGCGTGGCGCGCGGGGCGGGCGCTGAAAATGGCGCAGGTGATCGACCATGTGCTGGCGATCCTGCCGTTCGAGCCGCCCTATATGCAGGCGGCGGGGATGAGCTGCGATTTCGTCGGCCATCCGGTGGCCACCGCCCCGATCGGCGGCCCGAACGAGGCCGGGCTGTTCCGCGCCGCACACGGCATCGCCGCCGATGCGCCGGTGGTGCTGTGCCTGCCCGGATCGCGCAAATCCGAGGTCGAACGGCTGGCCGGCCGCTTTGACGAGGCACTGATGCGGCTGCGCGACCGCGTCCCCGAGATCCGGGTGGTGCTGCCGACGGTGCCGGGGGTGGCGCATATGGTGCGCGACATGGCGCGGCGCTGGCCGTGGACGCCGGTCGTGGTCGAAGAGCCGGACGAAAAGATCGCGGCCTTCGCGGCGGCCGATCTGGCGCTGGCGGCCTCGGGCACGGTCAGCCTGGAACTGGCGGCCAACCGGATCCCGATGGTGATCGGCTATGACATGGCGCCGATCAGCCGGCTGCTGGTGCGGCTGCTGCTGAAGACCGATACGGTGACGCTGGTCAATCTGGTCAGCGACACCCGCGCCGTGCCCGAGTTTCTGGGCCGCGATTGTCAGCCGGGACCATTGGCCCACGCGTTGCAGAACGCGCTTGAGGACATGACCGCGCGCAAGGCGCAGCTTGACGCGATGGACCTGACCATGGACCGGCTTGGCAAGGGCGGCGAGGCGCCGGGGCTGCGCGCCGCACGTTCGGTCCTGGGGGCGGTCAGAGAACCGCGGTCACCATGATCTCGACCTTGTAATCCGGGGTGGCCAGCTTCGCCTCGCCGGTGGCGCGGGCCGGGGCATGGCCGGGTGCGACCCATGCGTCCCAAACCTTGTTCATGGCCGCGAACTCGGCGGCGATGTCGGACAGCCAGATCTGGACCGAAACGATGCGCGTCTTGTCGGTGCCGGCCTTTCGCAACAGCGTGTCGATCTGCGACAGGATCGCGCGGGTCTGATCCTCGGCCGGCTTGCCCGGCGCGCCCGTCTGTCCGGCCAGCCAGACCATGCCGCCGGCGACGACCGCCTGGCTCATCCTCTGGCCCGATTCGATGCGTTTGATGTCGGTCATGTCGTCATACTCCGTTGAACAGGCGCCAGAAGAAGATCGCCGTCATCCCGAACCCGACCCCCGCGATCAGCAGGCGCAGCGCGTGGCGCGGAATCCGGCGGGCAAGCGGCGCCCCGGCATAGCCGCCGGTGATGGTTCCCGCCGCCATGATCGCGGCGGACACCCACACGATCTTGCCACCGATGGCGAAGACTGCAAAGGCGATCACCGACAGCGCGAAGGACAGCCAGCTTTTCA is part of the Paracoccus stylophorae genome and encodes:
- the lpxB gene encoding lipid-A-disaccharide synthase; translated protein: MKFFLIAGEPSGDQLGAALMAGLRTLSADVEFCGIGGPLMQAQGMDSLFPMDELSLMGIWEVIPKYRHLKRRIAQTAQAVTKAAPDALITIDSPDFCLRVARAARAQDPDLRTIHYVAPSVWAWRAGRALKMAQVIDHVLAILPFEPPYMQAAGMSCDFVGHPVATAPIGGPNEAGLFRAAHGIAADAPVVLCLPGSRKSEVERLAGRFDEALMRLRDRVPEIRVVLPTVPGVAHMVRDMARRWPWTPVVVEEPDEKIAAFAAADLALAASGTVSLELAANRIPMVIGYDMAPISRLLVRLLLKTDTVTLVNLVSDTRAVPEFLGRDCQPGPLAHALQNALEDMTARKAQLDAMDLTMDRLGKGGEAPGLRAARSVLGAVREPRSP
- a CDS encoding RidA family protein, encoding MTDIKRIESGQRMSQAVVAGGMVWLAGQTGAPGKPAEDQTRAILSQIDTLLRKAGTDKTRIVSVQIWLSDIAAEFAAMNKVWDAWVAPGHAPARATGEAKLATPDYKVEIMVTAVL